The sequence GAGGTCGACATGAACATCGTGGGCCTGGAGAGCGGGCTGCTGGTGGAGGTTCAAGGGACCGCCGAGCGAGGCGGGTTCGGGCGCCCGGAACTCGACCGGCTCCTCGAACTCGCGGCCCGCGGGCTGGAGCGGCTGTTCGAGGCGCAGCGGCGGGTCCTCGGGATCTGACCATGCGCGTCCTGCTCGCCACCCGGAGCGGCGACAAGGCCCGCGAGATCCGGGAGATCCTCGCCTCGGTCCCCGGCCTCACGCTGCTCACCCTGAGCGACCTGGGGATCGAGCCCGACGCAGCCGAAGAGGAACTCGAGGCGTTCGAGACGTTCCAGGAGAACGCCGCGGCCAAGGCGCGGCACTTTGCCCGCCTGACTTCGCTCCCGGTCCTCGCGGACGACTCGGGGCTGCGCGTGGACGCCCTGGGCGGCGCGCCCGGCGTCCGGACCAAGCGCTTCTCGGGCCGGACGGATCTCATCGGCCGGGACCTGGACGAGGCGAACAACCTCGTCCTGCTCGAACGGCTCCGCGGCGTGCCGCCGGAGGCGCGCGGCGCGCGCTACGTCTGCGCCGCCGTGCTCGCCTTCCCGGACGGCCGCATCGTGGCCGGCCTGGGGTCGTGCCGCGGCGAGATCGCGACGGCGCCGCGCGGCACGGGCGGGTTCGGGTACGACCCTCTCTTCTACGTGCCGGCCCTGGGGCGCACGTTCGCGGAGGTCTCTGCACAGGAGAAGAACCGGATCAGCCACCGCTCGCGGGCGTTCCGGGCGCTCGCGGCGCAGCGGACGGGCTGGACGCGGGCGGGCGGTCCGCTATAGATTTGGGGGCGGGCGGGAATCCAAAAACATCTGGTTTCTGGCCGGCCTCGGCCCCTTGACTCCGCCCGGCGCTCGTGATAGAATATTGTGCTCCCAGCGGGGCGTGGCGCAGCCCGGTTAGCGCGCCTGCTTTGGGAGCAGGAGGTCGTCAGTTCGAATCTGACCGCCCCGACTCGAAAGCGGGTGTCCGTCAAGGCATTTGCGCCCGTAGCTCAGCTGGATAGAGCAGCG is a genomic window of bacterium containing:
- the rdgB gene encoding non-canonical purine NTP pyrophosphatase, RdgB/HAM1 family — encoded protein: MRVLLATRSGDKAREIREILASVPGLTLLTLSDLGIEPDAAEEELEAFETFQENAAAKARHFARLTSLPVLADDSGLRVDALGGAPGVRTKRFSGRTDLIGRDLDEANNLVLLERLRGVPPEARGARYVCAAVLAFPDGRIVAGLGSCRGEIATAPRGTGGFGYDPLFYVPALGRTFAEVSAQEKNRISHRSRAFRALAAQRTGWTRAGGPL